A single region of the Actinoplanes sp. SE50/110 genome encodes:
- a CDS encoding DUF6193 family natural product biosynthesis protein, which produces MSDRMAELYPEVVRAGGLAEALRRAAAARDVDLGPALEQSSARWSASIDAPHGGCEVSVGAEQRFFHVEIRRSDYRATWVSGAAPELDPVAGVILAWLAGESAAAVSARFPFVTAGEFADVAGDDEMVAAQWRSLLAAPEYRDERPLLAAVHRSPRARRLFPVLTHGMLRLSADMGRVGGREIRIVPLRHGGHRIEDGAGTVLATLESLLSLDPLLDLDS; this is translated from the coding sequence ATGAGTGACCGGATGGCCGAGCTGTATCCCGAGGTGGTCCGCGCCGGCGGGCTCGCCGAGGCGCTGCGCCGGGCCGCGGCGGCCCGGGACGTGGATCTGGGCCCGGCCCTGGAGCAGTCGTCGGCCCGCTGGTCGGCGAGCATCGACGCGCCGCACGGGGGCTGCGAGGTGAGCGTCGGCGCCGAGCAACGGTTCTTCCACGTGGAGATCCGGCGGTCGGACTATCGGGCCACCTGGGTCAGCGGCGCCGCACCGGAGCTCGATCCCGTCGCCGGGGTGATCCTGGCCTGGCTGGCGGGGGAGAGCGCGGCGGCGGTGAGCGCCCGGTTCCCGTTCGTCACCGCGGGCGAGTTCGCCGACGTCGCGGGCGACGACGAGATGGTCGCCGCGCAGTGGCGGTCGCTGCTGGCCGCCCCGGAGTACCGCGACGAACGGCCGCTTCTCGCGGCGGTCCACCGTTCGCCGCGGGCTCGCCGGCTGTTTCCGGTGCTGACCCACGGCATGCTGCGGCTGAGCGCGGACATGGGCCGGGTCGGCGGCCGGGAGATCCGGATCGTGCCGCTGCGGCACGGCGGTCACCGGATCGAGGACGGTGCGGGCACCGTGCTGGCCACCCTGGAGTCGCTGCTCAGTCTGGATCCGCTGCTCGACCTGGACTCCTGA
- a CDS encoding class I SAM-dependent methyltransferase, with amino-acid sequence MDHEATSFGSAAGTYERGRPPYPEPALDYLLPGGRARVLDLGAGTGKLTRQILARGLDVVAVDPSEGMLAELRRTVPDVPAHPGTAERIPLPDASVDVVLVAQAWHWIDPARAVPEIARVLTPGGRLGLIWNLRDERTDWVHRLGTIIGHEAPRGTTMGPPFGPVTTATFGWTHPVRAGELLDLVASRSRQILLPADERAAVLAQVRQLTATHPALLGRDSYAFPYVTQCAYADLPA; translated from the coding sequence GTGGATCACGAAGCCACCTCCTTCGGGTCGGCCGCCGGCACCTACGAGCGTGGCCGGCCGCCGTACCCCGAGCCCGCGCTCGACTACCTGCTCCCCGGGGGCCGCGCGCGCGTTCTGGACCTCGGCGCCGGCACCGGCAAGCTGACCCGGCAGATCCTGGCCCGCGGCCTGGACGTGGTCGCCGTCGACCCGTCCGAGGGCATGCTGGCCGAGCTGCGCCGCACCGTGCCCGACGTCCCGGCCCACCCGGGCACCGCCGAGCGGATCCCGTTGCCGGACGCTTCGGTCGACGTGGTCCTGGTCGCCCAGGCCTGGCACTGGATCGACCCGGCCCGCGCCGTCCCCGAGATCGCCCGGGTGCTGACCCCGGGCGGCCGCCTCGGCCTGATCTGGAACCTGCGCGACGAACGCACCGACTGGGTGCACCGGCTCGGCACGATCATCGGCCATGAGGCGCCCCGCGGCACGACCATGGGTCCGCCGTTCGGCCCGGTCACCACCGCCACCTTCGGCTGGACGCACCCGGTGCGGGCCGGCGAGCTGCTGGACCTGGTCGCCTCCCGGAGCCGTCAGATCCTGCTGCCGGCCGACGAGCGGGCCGCCGTGCTGGCCCAGGTCCGCCAGCTCACCGCCACCCATCCGGCGCTGCTGGGTCGCGACTCGTACGCGTTCCCGTACGTCACCCAGTGCGCCTACGCCGACCTGCCCGCCTGA
- a CDS encoding CsbD family protein yields the protein MSFTDKVKNKTEELTGKAKQGLGEATDNQRLYAEGEAQEAAAHAKQAGEHVKDAGRDVRDALS from the coding sequence ATGAGCTTCACCGACAAGGTCAAGAACAAGACCGAGGAACTGACCGGTAAGGCGAAGCAGGGCCTCGGCGAGGCGACCGACAACCAGCGCCTGTACGCCGAGGGCGAGGCCCAGGAGGCCGCCGCGCACGCCAAGCAGGCCGGCGAGCACGTGAAGGACGCCGGTCGCGACGTGCGCGACGCGCTCAGCTGA
- a CDS encoding KamA family radical SAM protein, producing MVAELDSGQPYEYQRRELVEPDWTRFPGWRDVTAAQWQSAQWQRVNCVKNVKQLRTVLGDLVDESFYADLEKDQAELATMSMLLPPQMVNTMVPHQVPDTASFYADPVRLYMLPVASDRRRDWPSHPNASRDSLHEHDMWVAEGLTHRYPTKVLAELLSTCPQYCGHCTRMDLVGNSTPAVAKLKLVQKPVDRYAAHLDYLKAHPGVRDVVVSGGDVANVPWKQLEAYLMGLLAVPTVRDIRLATKALMGLPQHWLQDDVVEGMHRVAVTAERRGVNLAVHTHVNHVNSLTPTVARAVRTLLEVGVRDVRNQGVLMRGVNATAGDLLDLCFALQGEAGILPYYFYMCDMIPNAEHWRVPVWHAQQLQHDLMGYLPGYATPRIVCDVPFVGKRWVHMVAEYDREHGISYWTKNYRTSIEKDDSEALSKLYAYYDPIDTLPESGQDWWRKQSLAGA from the coding sequence GTGGTTGCCGAGCTCGACAGCGGACAGCCTTACGAGTACCAGCGGCGTGAGCTGGTCGAGCCGGATTGGACCCGGTTCCCCGGTTGGCGGGACGTCACCGCCGCCCAGTGGCAGTCCGCCCAGTGGCAGCGGGTCAACTGTGTGAAGAACGTCAAGCAGCTGCGCACCGTCCTCGGTGACCTGGTCGACGAGTCGTTCTACGCCGACCTGGAGAAGGACCAGGCCGAGCTGGCGACCATGTCGATGCTGCTCCCGCCGCAGATGGTCAACACGATGGTGCCGCACCAGGTGCCGGACACCGCGTCGTTCTACGCCGACCCGGTGCGCCTCTACATGCTGCCGGTCGCCTCGGACCGGCGCCGGGACTGGCCGTCGCACCCGAACGCCAGCCGTGACTCGCTGCACGAGCACGACATGTGGGTCGCCGAGGGCCTGACCCACCGCTACCCGACCAAGGTGCTCGCCGAGCTGCTCTCCACCTGCCCGCAGTACTGCGGGCACTGCACCCGGATGGACCTGGTCGGCAACAGCACGCCGGCGGTCGCCAAGCTGAAGCTGGTGCAGAAACCGGTCGACCGGTACGCGGCCCACCTGGACTACCTCAAGGCCCACCCGGGCGTCCGGGACGTCGTGGTCTCCGGCGGCGACGTGGCGAACGTGCCGTGGAAGCAGCTGGAGGCCTACCTGATGGGCCTGCTGGCGGTGCCGACCGTCCGGGACATCCGGCTGGCCACCAAGGCGCTGATGGGGCTGCCCCAGCACTGGCTGCAGGACGACGTGGTGGAGGGCATGCACCGGGTCGCCGTGACCGCCGAGCGGCGCGGCGTCAACCTGGCCGTGCACACCCACGTCAACCACGTGAACTCGCTGACCCCGACGGTCGCCCGCGCGGTCCGCACCCTGCTCGAGGTCGGCGTCCGCGACGTGCGCAACCAGGGCGTGCTGATGCGCGGCGTCAACGCCACCGCCGGCGACCTGCTCGACCTGTGCTTCGCGCTGCAGGGCGAGGCCGGGATCCTGCCGTACTACTTCTACATGTGCGACATGATCCCGAACGCGGAGCACTGGCGGGTCCCGGTCTGGCACGCCCAGCAGCTGCAGCACGACCTGATGGGCTACCTGCCCGGTTACGCCACCCCGCGGATCGTCTGCGACGTGCCGTTCGTCGGCAAGCGCTGGGTGCACATGGTCGCCGAGTACGACCGCGAGCACGGCATCTCGTACTGGACCAAGAACTACCGTACGTCGATCGAGAAGGACGACAGCGAGGCGTTGAGCAAGCTGTACGCCTACTACGACCCGATCGACACGCTGCCGGAGAGCGGCCAGGACTGGTGGCGCAAGCAGTCCCTCGCCGGCGCCTAG
- a CDS encoding Zn-dependent alcohol dehydrogenase, protein MAGSVGLGRVLEPSGVLPQAAWRLDASPEIGPDEARIRVQRLNLDAASYRQLGEKHAGDGAAIRAEVLEIVGTRGKMHNPVTGSGGMLIGVVEEVGPESPLPIKPGDRVATLVSLTLTPLRITDGLAGWDGLSEQVPADGTAILFGRSIVGVLPDDLPPELALAVYDVCGAPALTDRIVRKYQDPTVLVLGGAGKSGSLSLAAAKRAGARTTAIVVSEAERAALSEAGVADEIAIADARNPVQVAEKATADITVVCVDVPGCEHGAILATKPGGTVIFFSMATSFAAAALGAEGLAADVTMLVGNGYVPGHADFAVDLLRTTHAVRGLFEKRIAGD, encoded by the coding sequence ATGGCGGGATCGGTGGGTCTGGGCCGGGTGCTCGAGCCGAGTGGCGTGTTGCCGCAGGCCGCGTGGCGGCTGGACGCCAGCCCGGAGATCGGGCCGGACGAGGCGCGCATCCGGGTGCAGCGGCTCAACCTCGACGCCGCCAGTTATCGGCAGCTCGGGGAGAAACATGCGGGGGACGGCGCGGCGATCCGCGCCGAGGTGCTGGAGATCGTCGGCACGCGCGGCAAGATGCACAACCCGGTGACCGGCTCCGGTGGCATGCTGATCGGCGTGGTCGAGGAGGTCGGGCCGGAGTCGCCGCTGCCGATCAAGCCGGGCGACCGGGTGGCGACGCTGGTCTCGCTGACCCTCACCCCGCTGCGGATCACCGACGGGCTGGCCGGCTGGGACGGGCTGTCCGAGCAGGTGCCGGCGGACGGCACGGCGATCCTGTTCGGCCGCTCGATCGTCGGCGTGCTGCCCGACGACCTGCCGCCGGAGCTGGCGCTCGCGGTCTACGACGTGTGCGGGGCGCCCGCGCTCACCGACCGGATCGTCCGGAAGTATCAGGACCCGACCGTGCTGGTGCTCGGCGGGGCCGGCAAGAGTGGATCGCTGAGTCTGGCCGCGGCGAAACGGGCCGGTGCCCGTACCACCGCGATCGTCGTCTCGGAGGCGGAGCGGGCCGCGCTCAGCGAAGCGGGCGTGGCCGACGAGATCGCGATCGCCGATGCCCGCAATCCGGTGCAGGTCGCCGAGAAGGCGACCGCCGACATCACCGTGGTCTGTGTCGACGTGCCGGGCTGCGAGCACGGCGCGATCCTGGCCACCAAGCCCGGCGGCACGGTGATCTTCTTCTCGATGGCGACCAGTTTCGCCGCGGCCGCGCTCGGTGCCGAGGGGCTGGCCGCCGACGTGACCATGCTGGTCGGCAACGGGTACGTGCCGGGGCACGCCGACTTCGCGGTCGACCTGCTGCGCACCACCCACGCGGTCCGTGGCTTGTTCGAGAAGCGGATAGCGGGAGACTGA
- a CDS encoding amidohydrolase, translating into MTLPSVRYTNGRFYSAAEPRATAMLVRGGTIAWLGDTADAPAADRTVDLDGALVTPAFVDAHLHVTDTGLAADGLELSGVRSAGELLAAVERFARTRPAGAVVHGQGWDESTWTEQRLPTAAELDRAAAGRRVYLTQASVHSALVSAALLPAAEGVDGYDPSGWVREHAHHAVRAVALGSLSPEQRTDAQRTALRTAAAAGIAAVHECGGPGTSSEADFQSVLRLSGQNLPEVYGFWGELGGADKARELGAHGAAGDLYADGALGSRTASLRTPYRDGDHGCGEAFLTAEQVAEHLLDCIRVGFQGGFHAIGDAAIATVLEGFALAAKQVGVDRIREGNHRIEHVELIDKAMIARMVEFGVTASVQPVFDALWGGADRMYAQRLGADRALASNPIGAMHATGVALAFGSDSPVTALDPWSTVVAAIAPRNPVYRMKVRAAFAAASRGGWRAAGISGAGVLAPGASATFAAWDTPGGLHEGLPALLPDVDGAVPARPVCRRTVLHGDTIHEI; encoded by the coding sequence ATGACGCTTCCCTCGGTCCGCTACACCAACGGTCGTTTCTACTCCGCCGCCGAGCCGCGCGCCACCGCGATGCTGGTCCGCGGCGGCACCATCGCGTGGCTGGGCGACACCGCCGACGCGCCGGCCGCCGACCGCACCGTCGACCTGGACGGTGCGCTGGTCACCCCGGCGTTCGTCGACGCGCACCTGCACGTCACCGACACCGGCCTGGCCGCCGACGGACTGGAGCTGTCCGGCGTCCGCTCGGCGGGCGAGCTGCTGGCGGCGGTGGAGCGGTTCGCCCGGACCAGGCCGGCCGGCGCGGTGGTGCACGGGCAGGGCTGGGACGAGTCGACCTGGACCGAGCAGCGGCTGCCGACCGCGGCTGAGCTGGACCGCGCCGCCGCCGGCCGCCGGGTCTACCTGACCCAGGCGTCGGTGCACTCGGCGCTGGTCAGCGCGGCGCTGCTGCCGGCCGCCGAGGGGGTCGACGGCTACGACCCGTCCGGGTGGGTGCGCGAGCACGCGCACCACGCGGTGCGGGCGGTCGCGCTCGGCTCGCTGTCGCCGGAGCAGCGGACCGACGCGCAGCGGACCGCGTTGCGCACGGCCGCCGCCGCCGGGATCGCCGCGGTGCACGAGTGCGGCGGTCCGGGGACCTCCAGCGAGGCCGACTTCCAGTCGGTGCTGCGCCTCTCCGGGCAGAACCTTCCCGAGGTGTACGGGTTCTGGGGCGAGCTGGGCGGCGCCGACAAGGCGCGTGAGCTGGGCGCCCACGGCGCGGCCGGCGACCTGTACGCGGACGGGGCGCTCGGCTCGCGCACCGCCTCGCTGCGCACCCCGTATCGCGACGGCGACCACGGTTGCGGCGAGGCGTTCCTGACCGCCGAGCAGGTCGCCGAGCACCTGCTCGACTGCATCCGGGTCGGCTTCCAGGGCGGCTTCCACGCGATCGGCGACGCCGCGATCGCGACCGTGCTGGAGGGCTTCGCGCTCGCCGCCAAGCAGGTCGGCGTCGACCGGATCCGGGAGGGCAACCACCGGATCGAGCACGTCGAGCTGATCGACAAGGCGATGATCGCCCGGATGGTCGAATTCGGGGTGACCGCCTCGGTGCAGCCGGTCTTCGACGCGCTCTGGGGCGGCGCCGACCGGATGTACGCGCAGCGCCTCGGCGCCGACCGCGCCCTGGCCAGCAACCCGATCGGGGCGATGCACGCCACCGGGGTGGCGCTCGCCTTCGGCTCGGACTCGCCGGTCACCGCGCTCGACCCGTGGTCGACCGTGGTCGCGGCGATCGCGCCGCGCAACCCGGTCTACCGGATGAAGGTTCGGGCCGCGTTCGCCGCCGCCAGCCGCGGCGGGTGGCGGGCCGCCGGGATCAGCGGCGCCGGCGTGCTCGCGCCCGGCGCCTCCGCCACCTTCGCCGCCTGGGACACCCCGGGCGGCCTGCACGAGGGACTGCCGGCCCTGCTGCCGGATGTCGACGGGGCCGTCCCCGCACGGCCGGTCTGCCGGCGCACCGTGCTGCACGGCGACACGATTCACGAGATTTAG
- a CDS encoding lysine 5,6-aminomutase subunit alpha, which translates to MAGKLDLDPRIVARARALAAKAGQPVVDLARSHTTVSVERAVLRLAGVHGADSDGIPWVNRLVDAVRADVGLGHGVAVPVCHAALTTGVDDLTVLAQKAAAGAVRFGVPEKKPEIAAARRLAKKAAANGLKIVDRRRAERDRLIKRYGDPQQRPWIYLIVATGDIYEDIPQAQAAARAGADIIAVIRSTGQSLLDYVPEGATREGFAGTYATQENFRLMRAALDETSRELGRYIRLTNYASGLCMPEIAALAGMERLDMMLNDSMYGILFRDINPIRTFVDQRFSRQVHARAGIIINTGEDNYLTTADAVEAAHTVTVSQLLNEFFAHEAGLADWQLGLGHAFEINPDLPDSFRLELAHALLARELFPEAPLKWMPPTKHMTGDVFRGNLLDGFFNLAGALTGQGILLVGMMTEAVVTPWLSDRDIALQNVKYVLNGAGNLHEDFTPGPFIRGRANQVLGEAIDLLERIVDDTLMDAIADGTFGLMKRPADRGKGLDGVAKQEADYYNPVEEML; encoded by the coding sequence TTGGCCGGGAAGCTGGATCTGGACCCGCGGATCGTCGCGCGGGCGCGGGCGCTCGCCGCCAAGGCCGGGCAGCCCGTCGTCGACCTCGCGCGGTCGCACACCACCGTGTCGGTGGAGCGGGCAGTGCTGCGCCTGGCCGGCGTGCACGGTGCCGACTCGGACGGGATCCCCTGGGTGAACCGCCTGGTCGACGCCGTGCGCGCGGATGTCGGGCTGGGCCACGGGGTGGCCGTGCCGGTCTGCCACGCGGCGCTGACCACGGGCGTGGACGACCTCACCGTGCTCGCCCAGAAGGCGGCCGCGGGCGCGGTGCGGTTCGGCGTACCGGAGAAGAAGCCGGAGATCGCCGCCGCCCGGCGGCTGGCGAAGAAGGCCGCCGCCAACGGTCTCAAGATCGTCGATCGCCGGCGCGCCGAGCGCGACAGACTCATCAAGCGGTACGGGGATCCGCAGCAGCGGCCGTGGATCTACCTGATCGTCGCCACCGGCGACATCTACGAGGACATCCCGCAGGCGCAGGCGGCGGCGCGGGCCGGGGCCGACATCATCGCGGTGATCCGGTCGACCGGGCAGTCGCTGCTGGACTACGTGCCGGAGGGGGCGACCCGGGAAGGGTTCGCGGGGACGTACGCGACGCAGGAGAACTTCCGGCTGATGCGGGCGGCGCTCGACGAGACCTCGCGCGAGCTCGGCCGATACATCCGGCTGACCAACTACGCGTCCGGGTTGTGCATGCCGGAGATCGCGGCGCTGGCCGGGATGGAACGCCTGGACATGATGCTGAACGACTCGATGTACGGCATCCTGTTCCGCGACATCAACCCGATCCGGACCTTCGTCGACCAGCGGTTCTCGCGGCAGGTGCACGCCCGCGCCGGGATCATCATCAACACCGGTGAGGACAACTACCTGACCACCGCGGACGCCGTCGAGGCCGCCCACACGGTCACGGTGTCCCAGCTGCTCAACGAGTTCTTCGCCCACGAGGCGGGGCTGGCGGACTGGCAGCTCGGCCTGGGGCACGCCTTCGAGATCAATCCGGATCTGCCGGACTCGTTCCGGCTGGAGCTGGCGCACGCCCTGCTCGCGCGGGAGCTGTTCCCCGAGGCGCCGCTGAAGTGGATGCCACCTACCAAGCACATGACCGGTGACGTGTTCCGCGGCAACCTCCTCGACGGCTTCTTCAACCTCGCCGGCGCGCTGACCGGCCAGGGCATCCTGCTCGTCGGCATGATGACCGAGGCGGTCGTGACCCCCTGGCTGTCCGATCGGGACATCGCGCTGCAGAACGTGAAATATGTGCTCAACGGCGCCGGTAACCTGCACGAGGACTTCACCCCCGGCCCGTTCATCCGCGGCCGCGCCAACCAGGTCCTCGGCGAGGCCATCGACCTGCTCGAACGCATCGTCGACGACACCCTGATGGATGCCATCGCGGACGGCACCTTCGGCCTGATGAAGCGCCCGGCCGACCGCGGCAAGGGCCTGGACGGCGTCGCGAAGCAGGAAGCCGACTACTACAACCCGGTCGAGGAGATGCTGTGA
- a CDS encoding OAM dimerization domain-containing protein, with protein sequence MVQLSFTLPIPHDKRAEGAALQLAGKMGMDPAMLVHAKQMGGGFTFFVVYGKVTHLVDTEQVQVVERDFPLLSAKEVNAVIKRRLRRRLNVVGACIGTDAHTVGIDAILNLKGIAGEKGLEYYSELSVTNMGAQVSVPDLVETARAQKADAVLVSQVVTQRDAHLQNTKAMSAAFREALPAGKRPLLIVGGPRFDELMTEELGVDRIFGRGTTPREVASYLVHALIESRN encoded by the coding sequence ATGGTGCAGCTCTCCTTCACCCTGCCGATCCCGCACGACAAACGTGCCGAGGGCGCCGCCCTGCAGCTGGCCGGCAAGATGGGCATGGACCCGGCGATGCTGGTGCACGCCAAGCAGATGGGCGGCGGCTTCACCTTCTTCGTCGTCTACGGCAAGGTCACCCACCTGGTCGACACCGAGCAGGTGCAGGTCGTGGAACGCGACTTCCCGCTGCTGTCCGCCAAAGAGGTCAACGCGGTGATCAAGCGGAGGTTGCGGCGCCGGCTCAACGTGGTCGGCGCCTGCATCGGCACCGACGCGCACACCGTCGGCATCGACGCCATCCTCAACCTCAAGGGCATCGCCGGCGAGAAGGGCCTGGAATATTATTCCGAGCTGTCGGTGACCAACATGGGCGCCCAGGTGTCGGTGCCCGACCTGGTGGAGACCGCCCGCGCGCAGAAGGCCGACGCGGTCCTGGTCTCCCAGGTGGTCACCCAGCGCGACGCGCACCTGCAGAACACCAAGGCCATGTCGGCCGCCTTCCGGGAGGCGCTGCCGGCCGGCAAACGTCCGCTGCTGATCGTCGGCGGCCCCCGCTTCGACGAGCTGATGACCGAGGAACTGGGCGTCGACCGGATCTTCGGCCGCGGCACCACCCCCCGCGAAGTGGCCTCCTACCTCGTCCACGCCCTGATTGAGAGCAGAAATTGA
- a CDS encoding hotdog domain-containing protein has translation MITVTHRRYVPYSHAHYAGNLVDGAYSLGLFGDVATEVCIQLDGDEGLFASYDDVQFTAPVQAGDVLEITATVVHMGTRSRRIEFRSVVVCRGTGGSGAQVLAEPIVAVTATGTVVVPPKA, from the coding sequence TTGATCACCGTCACGCACCGCCGCTACGTCCCCTACTCGCACGCGCACTACGCCGGGAACCTGGTCGACGGGGCGTATTCGCTCGGGCTCTTCGGCGACGTCGCCACCGAGGTGTGCATCCAGCTCGACGGCGACGAGGGGCTGTTCGCCTCCTACGACGACGTGCAGTTCACCGCCCCGGTGCAGGCCGGTGACGTCCTGGAGATCACCGCGACGGTGGTGCACATGGGCACGCGCAGCCGCCGGATCGAGTTCCGGTCGGTGGTCGTCTGCCGGGGGACCGGTGGATCCGGCGCGCAGGTGCTCGCCGAACCGATCGTCGCGGTCACGGCGACCGGCACCGTCGTCGTGCCGCCCAAGGCGTGA
- a CDS encoding glutamate mutase L has protein sequence MNSAVCVDVGSTYTKSAKIDLSGAELISRAEVPTTSGTDVLEGLTAAVAAVDGAGAPLYVCSSAGGGLRLAVVGYESLVTAEAGHRVGLSAGAQVVHVAAGPLTGAAVAALRAARPDVVLLVGGTDGGDGEVLLHNARRLAANRLRIPVVLAGNVEVRAEAARLLRERGVPVTETGNVLPRIGVLDPLPARAAIRAVFLRHVIGGKRLSRGNRFASMVRYATPDAVLAGVELLADRAAGGVLVVDVGGATTDVYSALVPDAELETGPRRDVAGTLWRARTVEGDLGVAVGAAGTREAAVAEKLPEPAGDRELAATAARIALRRHARGHSAGPGQPRTGGRDLRDVRLVVGSGGVLRHGGGDHVLDAVLHDTAGGWALPDRARTVIDKEYVLAAAGLLATDHPAVSGALLQTLL, from the coding sequence GTGAACTCTGCGGTCTGCGTCGACGTCGGATCGACGTACACCAAATCCGCCAAGATCGACCTGAGCGGCGCGGAACTGATCAGCCGGGCCGAGGTGCCGACGACGTCCGGAACGGACGTCCTGGAGGGTCTGACCGCCGCGGTCGCCGCGGTCGACGGTGCGGGCGCGCCGCTCTACGTCTGCTCGTCGGCCGGCGGCGGGCTGCGGCTCGCCGTCGTCGGCTACGAGAGCCTGGTCACCGCGGAGGCCGGGCACCGGGTCGGGCTGTCGGCCGGCGCCCAGGTGGTGCACGTCGCGGCCGGTCCGCTCACCGGTGCGGCGGTGGCCGCGCTGCGCGCGGCCCGCCCCGACGTGGTGCTGCTCGTCGGCGGCACCGACGGCGGCGACGGCGAGGTGCTGCTGCACAACGCCCGGCGCCTGGCCGCCAACCGGTTGCGGATTCCGGTGGTCCTGGCCGGCAATGTCGAGGTACGTGCGGAAGCCGCCCGGTTGTTGCGCGAGCGCGGCGTGCCGGTGACCGAGACCGGCAACGTGCTGCCGCGCATCGGCGTGCTCGACCCGCTGCCCGCCCGGGCGGCGATCCGGGCGGTGTTCCTGCGGCACGTGATCGGCGGCAAACGGCTGTCCCGAGGCAACCGTTTCGCGTCGATGGTCCGGTACGCGACCCCGGACGCGGTGCTCGCCGGGGTCGAACTGCTCGCCGACCGGGCCGCCGGGGGCGTCCTGGTCGTCGACGTGGGCGGCGCCACCACCGACGTGTACTCGGCGCTCGTGCCCGACGCGGAACTGGAGACCGGGCCGCGGCGCGACGTGGCCGGAACCCTGTGGCGGGCCCGCACCGTGGAGGGCGACCTGGGGGTGGCGGTCGGCGCCGCGGGAACCCGGGAAGCCGCGGTCGCCGAGAAACTGCCGGAACCGGCCGGGGACCGGGAACTGGCCGCCACCGCGGCCCGGATCGCGTTGCGGCGGCACGCCCGGGGGCACTCGGCGGGGCCGGGACAGCCGCGCACCGGGGGCCGCGACCTGCGGGACGTGCGGCTGGTCGTCGGCTCCGGGGGAGTGCTCCGGCACGGGGGTGGTGATCACGTGCTGGATGCCGTGCTGCACGATACGGCCGGGGGATGGGCGCTGCCGGACCGGGCGCGGACGGTGATCGACAAGGAGTACGTGCTGGCCGCCGCCGGACTGCTGGCCACGGACCATCCGGCCGTCTCCGGGGCACTGCTGCAGACACTGCTGTGA